One stretch of Chaetodon auriga isolate fChaAug3 chromosome 18, fChaAug3.hap1, whole genome shotgun sequence DNA includes these proteins:
- the LOC143336655 gene encoding hydroperoxide isomerase ALOXE3-like has translation MAEYKVELTTGDMQHAGTLDHIYMTLFGSQGQSERTELDNYGIDFKTGTTETYTIKTSSSLGKLLLVKVEKDPCFLLKEDEWYCSKMVVTTPEGDVILFPCYRWISRGELVELRGGRAMKVFEEDHALLIEHREQELKLKKSFYQWKVLAEGLPQINNFNDTSELPAEVRFSKSRSKEILGEKRKTGIELQFKGLLGSAEQWESFEDMKKIFCCRSTTLSDYVAEHWKEDDFYGYQFLNAINPNVIKRCSELPRNFPVTEQMVKPFLEKGSSLRREMQKGNIFLCDQKKMDGIPTRPYNGETLHVASGLCLFYLNPDNKLIPIAIQLHQRPSEENPIFLPSDPETDWLLAKLFIKSADLIDHEAVHHLMNTHFLAEAFAVATLRSFPVIHPIYKLLFPHFRYTLFVNTDGRNTLLAPGGVLAISSLGYDGMIELMRRSFSELTYSTLCLPENITARGLESIPNFYYRDDGLKLWNIIYSFVTAIVEYYYPSDCEVHKDAELQEWICEIFTHGFLGNKASGCPACFHAVDEVIKFITMVIFTTTAQHAAVNNGQFDYLSWAPNGTLLLRKPPPTTKGQSSTKTIMETLPNVGETVSFAAMARLLSEKYNDMVFLGAYPDERFDEPAPKQMIKEFQAELSYLSEAIATRNSELEIPYTYLDPNQIENSITI, from the exons ATGGCCGAGTACAAGGTAGAACTGACAACCGGTGACATGCAACATGCAGGAACATTGGACCACATATACATGACTTTATTTGGAAGTCAGGGCCAGAGTGAGCGAACTGAGTTGGACAACTATGGTATCGACTTCAAAACGGGGACA ACAGAGACCTACACCATTAAAACCAGTTCGTCACTGGGGAAACTTCTGCTGGTGAAAGTGGAGAAAGATCCATGTTTTCTTCTAAAAGAAGACGAGTGGTACTGCTCCAAAATGGTGGTGACCACTCCAGAGGGAGATGTCATTCTTTTCCCCTGTTACAGGTGGATCTCCAGGGGGGAGCTggtggagctgagaggagggcGAG CCATGAAGGTTTTTGAGGAGGACCATGCCCTGTTGATTGAACATCGGGAACAAGAGTTGAAACTTAAGAAGAGCTTCTacca aTGGAAAGTTTTGGCTGAAGGACTACCCCAGATCAACAATTTCAATGACACGTCTGAGCTCCCGGCTGAAGTCCGCTTCTCCAAATCCAGATCAAAAGAAATACttggagaaaaaaggaaaac TGGAATTGAACTCCAGTTTAAGGGGCTGCTTGGCTCTGCTGAGCAATGGGAAAGCTTTGAGGACATGAAAAAAATCTTCTGCTGCAGAAGTACTACACTGTCAG ACTATGTTGCAGAACACTGGAAGGAGGACGACTTTTATGGATACCAGTTTCTGAACGCAATCAACCCCAATGTGATCAAGAGGTGCTCGGAGCTTCCTCGAAACTTTCCAGTGACAGAGCAGATGGTGAAGCCGTTCCTGGAAAAGGGAAGCTCTCTGAGGAGGGAAATGCAG AAAGGCAACATCTTCCTCTGTGACCAGAAGAAGATGGATGGAATACCAACTAGACCCTATAATGGTGAAACTCTGCATGTTGCTAGTGGACTCTGTTTGTTCTACCTGAACCCAGACAACAAACTGATACCAATTGCAATACAG CTGCATCAACGACCTTCTGAGGAGAACCCCATCTTTCTGCCCAGTGACCCAGAGACTGACTGGCTGCTAGCCAAGCTGTTTATTAAAAGTGCAGATCTAATAGATCATGAAGCAGTCCATCACCTCATGAACACCCACTTTCTGGCAGAAGCCTTCGCTGTCGCCACCCTCCGCAGCTTCCCTGTGATTCATCCCATCTACAAG CTGCTCTTTCCACACTTCCGATACACTCTCTTCGTAAACACTGACGGCCGCAACACTCTTTTAGCACCTGGTGGAGTTTTAGCTATA AGTTCACTTGGATACGATGGGATGATTGAGCTCATGAGAAGGTCTTTCTCTGAACTGACCTACAGCACCCTCTGCCTGCCAGAGAACATCACTGCACGAGGACTGGAGTCCATCCCCAACTTCTACTACAGAGACGATGGCCTGAAGCTGTGGAACATCATCTACAG CTTTGTGACGGCAATAGTGGAATACTACTATCCCTCAGACTGTGAGGTCCATAAAGACGCTGAGCTGCAGGAATGGATCTGTGAGATATTCACACATGGCTTCTTAGGAAACAAAGCTTCAG GGTGTCCAGCATGCTTTCATGCTGTCGATGAAGTGATCAAATTCATCACCATGGTGATCTTCACAACGACAGCTCAACATGCTGCAGTCAACAACGGGCAG TTTGACTACCTGTCCTGGGCGCCCAATGGCACGCTCCTGCTGCGCAAACCACCTCCAACCACTAAGGGGCAGTCAAGCACGAAGACAATTATGGAGACCCTCCCAAATGTTGGAGAGACAGTCAGTTTTGCTGCGATGGCAAGGCTACTTTCAGAAAAGTACAATGACATG GTTTTCTTGGGCGCATACCCTGACGAACGATTCGACGAGCCTGCCCCGAAGCAGATGATTAAGGAATTTCAAGCCGAGTTGTCCTACCTCAGTGAAGCAATCGCAACAAGAAACTCAGAGCTTGAAATACCCTACACGTATCTGGATCCTAATCAGATAGAGAACAGTATAACTATTTAA
- the LOC143336656 gene encoding hydroperoxide isomerase ALOXE3-like, with amino-acid sequence MVEYKIEVTTGDMMDARTFDYIYSTLIGTEGESARTALNNIGVDFQTGMTGVYTVKARSSLGKLLLVKVEKESFFLLPEDEWYCSKIVVTTPEGDVILFPCYRWISRGELVELRGGRAMKVFEDDHPLLINHREKELTLKRSLYQWAIPDERLPHSSDFKNTSELPAEISYSKSKSMEMLYSKTTIGAELMFKGLFGSTEQWENIEDIKKIFMSKRTTKSEYVAEHWKEDDFYGDQYLNAINPNVIKRCSELPRNFPVTEQMVQPFLEKGSSLKREMQKGNIFLCDFKRLDGLPVKVYNDESLHVTPGFCLFYVNPENKLMPIAIQLYQQPSEENPIFLPSDSETDWLLAKMFIKNADTMQHQSVFHFTSTHLMAEVFAVATFRSFPVIHPLYKLLVPHFRYTLQINTAGRTSIFGREGILSTSSLGQKGIAELVKRSFSELTYSTLCLPENITARGLESIPNFYYRDDGLKLWNIINRFVTVIVEYYYPSDSEVRKDTELQEWISEIFTHGLLGNKASGFPASFNTVKEVIKFITMVIFTVTAQHAAVNNGQFDYYSWAPNGTLLLRKPPPTTKGQSSTKTIMETLPNVGETVSFAAMGWILSDKYTDVVFLGAYPDERFDEPAPKQMIKEFQAELACLSAAIATRNSQLEVPYTYLDPNQIENSITI; translated from the exons ATGGTTGAGTACAAGATAGAAGTCACAACAGGTGACATGATGGATGCCAGAACATTTGACTACATTTACAGCACCTTAATTGGAACTGAAGGGGAGAGTGCGCGAACTGCGCTGAACAACATTGGTGTAGATTTTCAAACTGGGATG ACAGGGGTTTATACAGTGAAAGCACGTTCGTCTCTGGGTAAACTTCTGCTGGTGAAGGTGGAAAAAGAGTCGTTCTTCCTTCTCCCAGAAGACGAGTGGTACTGCTCCAAAATAGTGGTGACCACTCCAGAGGGAGATGTCATTCTTTTTCCCTGTTACAGGTGGATCTCCAGGGGGGAGCTGGTGGAGCTGAGAGGGGGGCGAG CCATGAAGGTTTTTGAAGACGACCACCCCCTGTTGATTAACCATCGGGAGAAAGAGCTGACACTTAAAAGGAGCTTGTACCA atgGGCAATTCCTGATGAGAGGCTACCACACAGCAGTGAtttcaaaaacacatctgagctCCCGGCTGAAATCAGCTACTCTAAGTCCAAATCAATGGAAATGCTTTACTCAAAGACAACAAT TGGTGCTGAACTCATGTTCAAGGGGCTCTTTGGATCTACTGAACAATGGGAGAACATTGAGGAcatcaaaaaaatctttatgTCCAAAAGGACAACAAAGTCAG AGTATGTCGCAGAACACTGGAAGGAAGACGACTTTTATGGAGACCAGTATCTGAACGCAATCAACCCCAACGTGATCAAGAGGTGCTCAGAGCTTCCCCGAAACTTTCCAGTCACAGAGCAGATGGTGCAGCCATTCCTGGAAAAGGGAAGCTCTCTGAAGAGGGAGATGCAG AAAGGCAATATATTCCTCTGTGACTTCAAGAGGCTGGATGGATTGCCCGTTAAGGTCTACAACGATGAATCTCTGCATGTGACCCctggtttctgtttgttctACGTGAACCCAGAGAACAAACTGATGCCAATTGCAATACAG CTGTATCAACAGCCTTCTGAGGAGAACCCCATCTTCCTGCCCAGTGACTCCGAGACAGACTGGCTTCTAGCCAAGATGTTTATTAAAAATGCAGATACAATGCAACATCAATCAGTCTTTCATTTCACGAGCACTCACCTTATGGCAGAAGTCTTTGCTGTGGCCACTTTCCGCAGCTTCCCCGTGATTCATCCCCTCTACAAG CTGCTGGTCCCTCATTTCCGTTACACTCTCCAAATAAATACTGCGGGCCGCACGTCTATTTTTGGACGAGAGGGGATTTTAAGCACA AGTTCACTTGGACAAAAGGGGATTGCGGAGCTTGTGAAAAGGTCTTTCTCTGAACTGACCTACAGCACCCTCTGCCTGCCAGAGAACATCACTGCACGAGGACTGGAGTCCATCCCCAACTTCTACTACAGAGACGATGGCCTGAAGCTGTGGAACATCATCAACAG ATTTGTGACGGTAATAGTGGAGTACTACTATCCTTCAGACAGTGAGGTCCGTAaagacactgagctgcaggaaTGGATCAGTGAGATATTCACACATGGCCTCTTAGGAAACAAAGCCTCAG GGTTTCCAGCAAGCTTTAATACCGTAAAGGAAGTGATCAAGTTCATCACAATGGTGATCTTCACAGTGACGGCTCAACACGCTGCAGTCAATAACGGACAG TTTGACTACTACTCCTGGGCGCCCAACGGCACGCTCCTGCTGCGCAAACCACCGCCAACCACTAAGGGGCAGTCAAGCACGAAGACAATTATGGAGACCCTCCCAAATGTTGGAGAGACAGTCAGTTTTGCTGCAATGGGGTGGATTCTTTCAGACAAGTACACTGATGTG GTTTTCTTGGGCGCATACCCTGACGAACGATTCGACGAGCCTGCCCCGAAGCAGATGATTAAGGAATTTCAAGCAGAGTTGGCCTGCCTCAGTGCAGCGATCGCAACAAGAAACTCACAGCTTGAAGTACCCTACACCTATCTGGATCCTAATCAGATAGAGAACAGTATAACTATTTAA